CGGGGACTGAATAGTTGTTGTTTATGCCTCCGGTAACCATGGCTTGCGGCATAAATATAAATTCATATCCAAACTCTTTGAAACCATCCCCTTTCTCACATCCCAGTAAAACCAGGATGAATAGTATTATAGTTAATTGCTTATTCATACCTTTTTATTTTTAATATCCTTCATTTTGTTTCAATGTATTATTTGAGTTAACTATCTCAGAGCGCAAGAATGGCAAGTAGTAATTTCTTTCATTAAACACGCGATCTGCCACTTTAATTTCAACATAGTTTACACTCTCACCATCTTCTACAACCTTTACTCCCATAATTGGCTGATTGAGTACCTGCATTGCATCCTTCCATCTCAGCAGATCCCAATATCTGTGATCTTCAAATGCCAACTCAATCCTCCTTTCATGCTTTATAGCACTCCTGAACTCATCTTTAGATTCAGTTGAAATAAGAGGCAGATCTGCACTGGCCCTGTTTCTCACCATATTTATTGCATCTGTTGCCGAAAGAGTGAAGCCTGCTGGGACATCTGTAGGTCCAAATGCTTCATTCATAGCTTCAGCATAGTTAAGTAAAATCTCTGCATACCTATAAGCAACCCAGTTATGTTGTGCGGTTTGCCCCTGAATAAGATTCAAATTATCGGTAAGGAATTTCTTCAGATAGTAACCGGTACGACTTGCATTTGCCTTTGTCATATCGTCACTGCCTCCCGGAAGCTGATCAATTACACGATCGTTCCATGTACTGCCATTGGTAACAACAGAAGCATATAGACGGGGATCCCTGTTTGCATAAGGATTGTTGGGATCAGGCTCTCCAACATATTCATATGCTGAAACCAGGTTGTGCGAAGGAGTTACACCACTATATCCGCCGGGAGTGGAGATCGGATAATTATTAACCTCCATACTGTTTGAAACTCCCCTTCTCACTGCATAGATGGTTTCAGGACTTGAAAGTGAATTTGCACCAATAAAGTAAGTACCGTAGTTCTGGTCCAAACTATAATCCAACTCCTCATTATCTATAAAATCACGGGCTGCCTCAGCTGCCTTTATCCATTTATTCAGATTACCTTCAGGGTTATGCAACGGGCTAGCTGCATATAATAAAACACGTGATTTGATGGCAAGTGCAGCACCAAGTGTAAATCGCCCTTCACGATCGGCAAACTCATCCCAGTTCACTGCAAGTTCTCCACTATATGTATCAATTTCATTGAGAATATATTCTACAACCTGATCATAAGAAGACTGAGTTACTTTCTCATTATCCGACTGCTCAATTGTTTTCTCTATGATTGGAACAGCACCATACATTTTTATCAATTCAGAGTAGTAGTATGCCCTTGCAATATGAGCCTCGGCAATATACCAGTTCAATGAAGCCACATCACGCATATAGGAGTAGATATCATTCTCAATATTACGATTCAGCTTAAGAAGCTCTTCACCCTTGCCATCCTTTACATAATCCAAGAAATAGTTGGCAGCACGAATACCTTCATAATAATTCCTATAGAGGTAAAACAGAGGATTAACACCCTCATTGAGGATACCTTTATTAAAGTAAAGAACATTGCTCGAAACCGCAGTCTGCTGTGCCTCATCAGAAGCCGAAGCAAATATATTATTATCTATCACAGAGTATCCATATGTGATAGGTGAATAAAATGCATTCGCCAGATTCCACAAAGTATTACGGTTTGTCTCTATTGTTTCAGATGTAGGATTTGTATCTAAACTAGTATCGAGAAAATCTGCACATCCCGATAACAAAAGGATAGATAGAAATACCAGTATTGTTTTTTTCATATATTTTAATGACATATTCAAGAGTTTTAAACGTTAAAATGTAAATGAAACACCTGCATTAAAAGATTTTACAGTTGGATATCCTCCGTAAATACTTTCTGGATCCATATTATAATCCTTTAATAAACTACTCCAGGTAAATGGATTTACAACACTAACAAAAATCCTCAGCTTCTCAACATTATCCATGTTAAGGGAGCTATTCTTTCCAAAATCATATCCCAATTCAATATTCCTGATTTTCAGGAAGTCTCTGTCTTTGATCCAGAAAGAGCTGGATCTGTAGTTATTATCGTTACTCTGCGTGGTCAGTCGCGGATACTTTGCAAAACTACGTGTATCAATATTCTGCTCAGGATAATATGCCCAGGCATTTTCAGCCAATGGATAAACTGTGCGATTATCAACAAAAGCTACAGTCTGATTCCAGTTATCCAGTAAATTAACTGAAGCACCGGCTATACCTTGAAATAAAATATTGAAATCGAAACCTTTAAACTCAGCTGAAGCACCGAACCCGTATGTCCATTCAGGATATATGGATTTACCAATCTTGGTAATATCATTCTGATCAATAACACCATTGTTATCCAAGTCCACATACTTGATGTCACCCGGCTGAACATTGCCAAATGCAGGCAATGGCAGGCCATCAACAAGAGAACCATCAGAATTAAAGTCGCTTAAATCATAGAACCCATCAGCTTCCAAACCCAGGAAAGTTCCAAAAGGTCTGTCTGTTTTGGCGTTATACTCATATGCTGTTGCCACTTCTGCCATATAATCAATATTATTGGTATTGTAAGACAACATACCATTGAGCGAATAATTGAAACTACCTATCTTATCCTGCCACATACCTGTAAGTTCAAACCCTTTGCTGGTCATCTTGCCAATATTGGAGAAGTAATAGTTAGTACCATAGTAATCCATTAAGGAATTATCCAAAGTTAGAATATCAGTACGTTTATCAAGATAAACATCTCCAATAAGTGTAAGCTTATCAAACAGACCAAGGTCAAAACCCAAATTATATTTGGTACTCTTTTCGGCATGTGCATCAGGATTAGATATAAACATTGGCACCATTGTGTTCTGCCAAGTTCCCGATGTAGCACCAGTATAGAACGATCCTACATAACTTGAAGTGAAATACTCCTTGAACAGGAATCTTCCGTTGGAGTTGAATGATGCAAGAACACCTGTTACATTTGAATCAGAAAAACCAGACTGTCCAGCAGAAGCTCTTACTTTCATGAAATCAACACTTTCGGCATCCTTCATAAAATCTTCATTAGAGACTATCCATGCTCCTGAAACTGCAGGATAAAATGCCCATCTGTTGGAAGGAGCATATGAGTCGTTTCCAAAATATGAAAATGAAATCTGTCCTATATATCTGTTATCGTAATTATAGTTGACATTACCATTATAGTTCAGATAATTATATTTATATGAAAAATACCCATCACCACTAAAAGCTGAAATATTCAGGTTAACAGAAGAAGATACAGCATGTTTACCGAAAACACGATCATATCCTGCCGTCAATTTACCCTGCTTCCAGTCTTCCATTGCTGCAGAACCATAACCACTGGCCCTGATAGAAGTGGTCTCATCAGTTGTAGTTGTTGCACCATTAAAATAACGTGCATAATTTTTGGTCTTGCTATAAGTGCTTAAAGTGTAAGCATTAAATGAGAACACCTCCTGCAAATATAATCCAGGAGTAATAAAATCGAGTTTCTCTTTAAGTGAGAAGTTACCCTGCAGAATACGCGATTGGTTGGATGCCCATCCCAAACCCTTGATAGAACCCACAGGGTTATTAGGATGAATAGCAGTTCCAGAATAATGATTTGCAGCCTCATCATCATAAATATTATAAATATTTGAAGGATAACGGGAAAGAACTGACATAAGATCCGATACAGCAATGTTTGGTCTCTTGCGCTGTTCAATTCGGCCTCCCAAGTCAACCCTTGCCTCAAAAATATCCAGCATGCTAAAATCGAGATTTGCTCTTAGATTATACCTTGTGTATCTCAGATTTGAGGTAGAGTCGCTATTGTTAACATTAAGTAATCCCTGATGGTCTACATATCCCAGAGTCACATTATATCTTGCCTTAGAGCTGCCACCATTGAATGTAACATCACCATCAACATAATTAGCTGAATTGCGAAGAACCTCATCATACCAGTCAACATTTACCCCTCTGCCACTCATATAGTCTGAAAGCTGATTTTGAGAATAAAATGGAGCCCATGTTCCATTATCATTACTTATAGCCTGATTATACAATGATGCATAGCCATAAGAGTCCAAAGGCTTATTTATACTTGATGCCGACTGAGAACCAAAGCGCATTTGAGCAGAAACAGTAGAAGGTCCAACCTTACCACGTTTTGTTTCAATCCATATAATTCCATTAGCACCTCTTTCACCAAAGGCCGTTAGAGTAGCTGCATCCTTAAGAATAGAAAAACTTTCTATCTCAACTGGTGAAAGGTATGCCAGATAGTTGCTATTCACTTCAAAACCATCCACAAATATCTTCGCTGCATTAAATCCGTTATTACCATAGCTACCGATACCACGGATCAGCCACTGAGCATTGTTATTCCCAACCTCACCTGTTCCCTGAATCAGAGTCATTCCCGATAGCAGTCCGGGTAAAGTATTTGTCAGGTTAGAGGATGTAGTCCGATAAAGCTTATCAGAACCAACATTGGATACAGCCGCAGTACTTGTGTTTATTTCCAGTGGTAATATTCCAAATGCATCAATCTTATTTTGAATCAACGAGTCTGGTTCAGCTGTAGAATTTTGTGCAAAGGCCGATACCTTAATCACAAGGAAAATAAGCGTGATTGAGATTACTCGAAAAATATTATATTTTCTCATATTGATTTCTTTCATATCTTTTAAATAAATGATATTATATTAATATCCAGGATTCTGGACAGTTATCCCTTTATTTACCTCAGACTGAGGAATTGGTTCAAGGTACATCATTGGACTCCAGAATGCGGTATATGTCACTGCATCCCAGTATGACTCCAAATTAACTGCTAGGTTGTTGCTACCGCTCGCATCTGCTTTAATTTTAAATTGCAGCTCACGCATATTTCCTCCAATTATTCCGTTAGCAATATCTTTATGTTTCCAATGCTTCACATCATAGTATCTGTGATTCTCATTGTAAAACTCAATAGCTTTCTCACGTTGGATTATCTCTCTTAATTTCGTCTTGTCGGTTTCAGTAATAGAAGGCAAACCGGCTCTGTTATGAACCATATTAAGATTCTCAAGAGCTTTAGCTGTGTTCCCAACTTCGTTATATGCTTCGGCCAGATTAAGGTATGTCTCTGCCAGTCTGAACAAAGGTGGTTCAAACCAGACTCTAGATCCAGCACCATAGTAGAATTTGACAGGGAAACCACAACCTTTTCCCACACTGATTGCATTTGGGAAAACGCCTTCTTTACCCGAGTTGGCAGTTGAACGTCCCCATCCTGAAGCACTATAATTGTAAACTCCCGGGTTATTATAAGCATCAAATCCCGGGAAAATATTATCAGCCAGACAACGAGCTTCCATATTAGGGATTTTCTCCAACCATTCCTCAGCACTTCTTGGAGAAGATTCACCAATTTTTGGCCACTCCTGGTTAGTTCCGTCATTTTTATAATAAAGCTCCAGGAAGTTAGTTAAGAGTCCAACCAAGTCTGTATCCCATCTATTGTTTGTCCAGTTGGCAGATGTATTCAGATAATAGAAAATTGCACTTGCGGGCCATTCCCACTGATTGGTTGAATTAATTTTATAAGCCAGCAGTACCTCATTGTTTGACGGAGTAGATGTAGCAGTACCATAGTCTTTCAAAGCATTGGGGTTAGGCTGTCCCAAGCCTGCACCACCTGTATTGATCAGCTCATAACCATTTGAACCGGCCCAATTGAGCACAGCCTCATTGGCCGTAATAGCATCATTCCATCTAGAAACATTTTCATTGCCAAAACTAATAAGATCATTATGTTCTCCATTATCCAGATAAGGCTTACTACTGTTAAACAGTGGTCGTGCCGCAAACATTAAGGCCCTTGCTTTGATTGCCAGAACCGCACCTCTGGTCAAACGTCCAGTCTTTTCATTGCTCCATCTGCCTTCAGGCAGTCCCTGGTAAGCCTCATCACACAACTCAATAATATAGTCAAGGGTAGCCTGCAGCGATTCTCTTGGAATATTCAAATCATCAGTGGCTTCGAACGACTTGCGTACAATTGGCAAACCACCATATCTGTAAAACATACCCATATATCTGTAAGCAATCAAACCTGTAGCCTCAGCTTTTATCTGAGTCTTTGTCGTTTCGCTCATATCAGGTACACGGTCGATATTCTCCTTAACTAAAAAGCAAGCCCTTATTGCACTCCAGTTATTTCCATAATGATCTGCACCTCCATCTGAACCATCTGTTCCATTTACAGACAAACCAGTCAGTGCAATAGTATATGTACCATGCCATGAATAACCATATGATCGTTCACCACTAATAGATGCCAAGGCGCCATGCCCAACACCCCAGCCACCAGGCCATCCATGAATTAAAATATTCCTGTAGCATGAAAAAAGAGCTGCTTCAGCATTCTTTGTTGAGCTATAAACCTCATCCAGGTCAACAGTTCCGGTAGTATCTGGCTTTTCCAGGAAAAAGTCCTCACATGCAGTAACTACCGAAAAACCTATAATTAAAAGTATTATTCCTATTTTTCTCATAAGATAAATTTTTTACTATTAAAATTGAAAACTCAACCCAACTGTTACAACCTTGGTCAAAGGATAAATATAAGTTCTTCCATCAGTTACTTCAGGGTCTATTCCAATTGCAGTTAGTTCATTTTTAAAGGTGAATAGGTTATTGGCATTCATATAGATTCTTAAACCCTGAACCAGTTTCAGGAATTTAAAAGAATCAGGTTGCATTGTATAGCCAATCTCTATATTTTTCAGCTTAAAGAAGTTATTAGATCTCATCCAGTAGTCGCTTGTCAAATAATTATTATGATCATTTGTTGCATCAAATGTTGACCTGGGATAAGTAATCTCTTCTCCAGCCAGATATTTCTCCATTGTCCATCTTCCGTCATACATCCACTGCCATGCATTACCTGCACGTTTGAAGAATGGAATTGTATAACCACTGTTCAGATAGTATGATCCGTTGGCCGAGCCCAAGAACAGGACATTCAGATCAAATCCCTTATAAGCAATCTTAATCTTAGAGCTGAAATGATACTCAGGATAATTAGGATATCCAATAGGTGCAATATCCTTACTATCAATTAGTCCATCACCATTCAGATCTTTATATCTCACATCACCCAGAGTTGCACGGTTAGAAGTGAAGGTATTATAAGGTCTGTTGTTTAACTCCTCAACAGTATTGTACAAACCATCGCTTCTCAAACCAAAACGCTGTCCTATAGAGAATCCTGTTGCATTCATCCATGGGTAAGGATTTTGTGCTTCTGCACGATATATAATCTTATTACGTGAATAGCTTGTGCTTCCTTCGATAGAGTAGCTCCAGTCTCCAACATGATCTTCCCATCTGATCTGAACCTCATAACCCTCATTCTTGGTTATACCAACGTTTGCCGGAGGTACAGAATTGCCAGGTACACCATAAATTGCGGGTATTGTTCCTAAAGTTGTGAGAATGTTATTTCTGTCCTCTTTGAACCAGTCGGCAGTAATGAATAGTCTGTCTCTGAAGAAGCCTAATTCCATACCCACGTCATATTTTTTTGCACGCTCCCATGTGATATTCTGGTTACCCAAAGCACCTTCGGTAGCACCCTGGTAATATGAGTTCTGCGATGAGCCATCACTATTTCCAAACCAGTAGCCACCCTGTCCCAGGTTATAGGTATTAGGCAGGTAATAATATCTTCTGCTTCCACCTAGCTGGTCGTTACCTACCTCACCGTAAGAAGCTCTCAGCTTGATAAATGTAAGGACATCATTCTTAGGGAAAAACTCTTCTGATGTTGGAACCCAGCCAACAGAGAATGCTGGGAAGAATCCAAACCTCTTGCCTTCGATAAACTGTTCAGTACCATTATATCCTACATTATATTCAGCCATATAACGATTCATGTAGTTATAGGTGACACGACCAACCAACCCCACAATTCCCGAAGGAACATTATATGAGTCTGAAGGCATAGTATATCTCGAGCCTTTACCCAATAAAAGAGCAGTAATATTATGGTCACCGATGCTTCCCGCCCAGTTCAGACCTGCATCCAGATATAATTTATTCCAGTTACTGTAGCCATATGAGTTGAAACTACCGGCATCCATGGATCCTCCAAAAAACTGCAGTACATTAGGATCATTCAGATCACGCTGAACTGTATAAGAAGGAATTGAAGGAGAATATGTTACATACCTATTATAGTTATCCTGATAACTTACCGATGCATGAGCATTAAGCCCCTTGAGCAGATAGTCCATCTTGTGATTTACTTTCACAGTATTACTTAGTAGGTTGTTATGGATAGTACCCCTACCGCTTATCAGCAGGTTATATACTGCATTCTGTGAACCAATTTGACTGCCCGTTTTTACGCCCAATGGATTTTGTATTGTTCCTGGTACACCTGCAAAATCGTTAATAAGCTTACCATCAATAATACCCGGAGTAATAAATGGGTTACCATCGTATATATATTGCATAATCACTTTGTAACGACCATCCAGGTCATAAGGACCTGAGTTTATACCTGGGCCTTGTGTCTCTCCGAACTGGCCTGCAATATTAATATCAACATCCCAGTTCTTTGCAATCTGGATTCCAAAGTTTCCCCTGAAGTTATATCTGTTAAACTTGGAGCCAGTATTGGATCCATAGTATTTGGTTGCATTGGTAATACCCTCTTGGTTGAAATATCCGAAAGAGACAAAATAGTTCACTCTCTCTGTACCACCTGAAATATTGATGTTTGTCTGCAGCTGAGGTGCATTCTTGCTAAACTGATCTCTATAAAGGTCCTTACTTGAATAATATAGTGCAGGAGAGTTCTTCAACTGCTCTTTCTGAGCCGGAGTCAGATTAGTCATAGCATCTACCTCTACCGGTGTAAAATCTCTGTTGTTTTTAAATTTCCACAAGTCGTAATCATTATACAGATAAGCCGACAAACTCTCTGTTCCGCTATAACTCCTCTGTTCATTTCTAATACCTTCATTCCTCATTAATGCATATTCATATGCTGTTACACCCTTCTGAAGGTTTGTAGCACTTGTAATACCATAATTGGAAGAGAAGTGAATTCTAGGAGTTCCGGAACGCCCTCTTTTTGTTGTAATAATAATTACACCATTAGCAGCACGTATACCATAAACTGCAGTAGATGCAGCATCCTTCAAAATACTTATCTGAGAAATTTCATTCGCATCCATAGAGTTGAGCTCTGCAAAAGCCTGTTCTGCAGCCTGTTCAACACCATCAATAACAATTAGCGGAGTGGACGAACCATAGGTAGATACCCCTCTGATCCTAAGGTTTGCAGCATTTCTACCAGGCTCACCCGAGGATTGCAAACCGGTAACACCAGGAGTGTTTCCAATTAAAGCATTCGAGATATTAGAAACAGGTGTAGCGATAAGAGCCTCGCCTCCTACAGAAGAGATAGCGCCTGTTACATTCACCTTCTTCTGAGTTGCAAAAGCAGTTACCACAACCTCATCAATGGTAGTGGTTTCCTCTTCAAGAGTAATCTCCACAATTCC
This portion of the Lascolabacillus massiliensis genome encodes:
- a CDS encoding RagB/SusD family nutrient uptake outer membrane protein is translated as MKKTILVFLSILLLSGCADFLDTSLDTNPTSETIETNRNTLWNLANAFYSPITYGYSVIDNNIFASASDEAQQTAVSSNVLYFNKGILNEGVNPLFYLYRNYYEGIRAANYFLDYVKDGKGEELLKLNRNIENDIYSYMRDVASLNWYIAEAHIARAYYYSELIKMYGAVPIIEKTIEQSDNEKVTQSSYDQVVEYILNEIDTYSGELAVNWDEFADREGRFTLGAALAIKSRVLLYAASPLHNPEGNLNKWIKAAEAARDFIDNEELDYSLDQNYGTYFIGANSLSSPETIYAVRRGVSNSMEVNNYPISTPGGYSGVTPSHNLVSAYEYVGEPDPNNPYANRDPRLYASVVTNGSTWNDRVIDQLPGGSDDMTKANASRTGYYLKKFLTDNLNLIQGQTAQHNWVAYRYAEILLNYAEAMNEAFGPTDVPAGFTLSATDAINMVRNRASADLPLISTESKDEFRSAIKHERRIELAFEDHRYWDLLRWKDAMQVLNQPIMGVKVVEDGESVNYVEIKVADRVFNERNYYLPFLRSEIVNSNNTLKQNEGY
- a CDS encoding SusC/RagA family TonB-linked outer membrane protein, translated to MKEINMRKYNIFRVISITLIFLVIKVSAFAQNSTAEPDSLIQNKIDAFGILPLEINTSTAAVSNVGSDKLYRTTSSNLTNTLPGLLSGMTLIQGTGEVGNNNAQWLIRGIGSYGNNGFNAAKIFVDGFEVNSNYLAYLSPVEIESFSILKDAATLTAFGERGANGIIWIETKRGKVGPSTVSAQMRFGSQSASSINKPLDSYGYASLYNQAISNDNGTWAPFYSQNQLSDYMSGRGVNVDWYDEVLRNSANYVDGDVTFNGGSSKARYNVTLGYVDHQGLLNVNNSDSTSNLRYTRYNLRANLDFSMLDIFEARVDLGGRIEQRKRPNIAVSDLMSVLSRYPSNIYNIYDDEAANHYSGTAIHPNNPVGSIKGLGWASNQSRILQGNFSLKEKLDFITPGLYLQEVFSFNAYTLSTYSKTKNYARYFNGATTTTDETTSIRASGYGSAAMEDWKQGKLTAGYDRVFGKHAVSSSVNLNISAFSGDGYFSYKYNYLNYNGNVNYNYDNRYIGQISFSYFGNDSYAPSNRWAFYPAVSGAWIVSNEDFMKDAESVDFMKVRASAGQSGFSDSNVTGVLASFNSNGRFLFKEYFTSSYVGSFYTGATSGTWQNTMVPMFISNPDAHAEKSTKYNLGFDLGLFDKLTLIGDVYLDKRTDILTLDNSLMDYYGTNYYFSNIGKMTSKGFELTGMWQDKIGSFNYSLNGMLSYNTNNIDYMAEVATAYEYNAKTDRPFGTFLGLEADGFYDLSDFNSDGSLVDGLPLPAFGNVQPGDIKYVDLDNNGVIDQNDITKIGKSIYPEWTYGFGASAEFKGFDFNILFQGIAGASVNLLDNWNQTVAFVDNRTVYPLAENAWAYYPEQNIDTRSFAKYPRLTTQSNDNNYRSSSFWIKDRDFLKIRNIELGYDFGKNSSLNMDNVEKLRIFVSVVNPFTWSSLLKDYNMDPESIYGGYPTVKSFNAGVSFTF
- a CDS encoding RagB/SusD family nutrient uptake outer membrane protein, coding for MRKIGIILLIIGFSVVTACEDFFLEKPDTTGTVDLDEVYSSTKNAEAALFSCYRNILIHGWPGGWGVGHGALASISGERSYGYSWHGTYTIALTGLSVNGTDGSDGGADHYGNNWSAIRACFLVKENIDRVPDMSETTKTQIKAEATGLIAYRYMGMFYRYGGLPIVRKSFEATDDLNIPRESLQATLDYIIELCDEAYQGLPEGRWSNEKTGRLTRGAVLAIKARALMFAARPLFNSSKPYLDNGEHNDLISFGNENVSRWNDAITANEAVLNWAGSNGYELINTGGAGLGQPNPNALKDYGTATSTPSNNEVLLAYKINSTNQWEWPASAIFYYLNTSANWTNNRWDTDLVGLLTNFLELYYKNDGTNQEWPKIGESSPRSAEEWLEKIPNMEARCLADNIFPGFDAYNNPGVYNYSASGWGRSTANSGKEGVFPNAISVGKGCGFPVKFYYGAGSRVWFEPPLFRLAETYLNLAEAYNEVGNTAKALENLNMVHNRAGLPSITETDKTKLREIIQREKAIEFYNENHRYYDVKHWKHKDIANGIIGGNMRELQFKIKADASGSNNLAVNLESYWDAVTYTAFWSPMMYLEPIPQSEVNKGITVQNPGY
- a CDS encoding SusC/RagA family TonB-linked outer membrane protein, giving the protein MIKYLKVFLLSTFMVMLAFTNVIYGQQGNIHGIVKDAQGELPGATIIIKGTTVGTVTDADGRFTLPLETSSAVLQVSYIGYHSKEVPVSLASGIVEITLEEETTTIDEVVVTAFATQKKVNVTGAISSVGGEALIATPVSNISNALIGNTPGVTGLQSSGEPGRNAANLRIRGVSTYGSSTPLIVIDGVEQAAEQAFAELNSMDANEISQISILKDAASTAVYGIRAANGVIIITTKRGRSGTPRIHFSSNYGITSATNLQKGVTAYEYALMRNEGIRNEQRSYSGTESLSAYLYNDYDLWKFKNNRDFTPVEVDAMTNLTPAQKEQLKNSPALYYSSKDLYRDQFSKNAPQLQTNINISGGTERVNYFVSFGYFNQEGITNATKYYGSNTGSKFNRYNFRGNFGIQIAKNWDVDINIAGQFGETQGPGINSGPYDLDGRYKVIMQYIYDGNPFITPGIIDGKLINDFAGVPGTIQNPLGVKTGSQIGSQNAVYNLLISGRGTIHNNLLSNTVKVNHKMDYLLKGLNAHASVSYQDNYNRYVTYSPSIPSYTVQRDLNDPNVLQFFGGSMDAGSFNSYGYSNWNKLYLDAGLNWAGSIGDHNITALLLGKGSRYTMPSDSYNVPSGIVGLVGRVTYNYMNRYMAEYNVGYNGTEQFIEGKRFGFFPAFSVGWVPTSEEFFPKNDVLTFIKLRASYGEVGNDQLGGSRRYYYLPNTYNLGQGGYWFGNSDGSSQNSYYQGATEGALGNQNITWERAKKYDVGMELGFFRDRLFITADWFKEDRNNILTTLGTIPAIYGVPGNSVPPANVGITKNEGYEVQIRWEDHVGDWSYSIEGSTSYSRNKIIYRAEAQNPYPWMNATGFSIGQRFGLRSDGLYNTVEELNNRPYNTFTSNRATLGDVRYKDLNGDGLIDSKDIAPIGYPNYPEYHFSSKIKIAYKGFDLNVLFLGSANGSYYLNSGYTIPFFKRAGNAWQWMYDGRWTMEKYLAGEEITYPRSTFDATNDHNNYLTSDYWMRSNNFFKLKNIEIGYTMQPDSFKFLKLVQGLRIYMNANNLFTFKNELTAIGIDPEVTDGRTYIYPLTKVVTVGLSFQF